The window AACTTCCTTAACCGAACCGTCGCTGTAGGTGATCTTGGCGATCTTCTTTTCACGCGGCTTGATCTCACCTTCGAGACCATCGATCTCGACGATCTCGTCACCCTTGAGATCAAGGCTCGCCCAGGTCGTACCCTCTTCGAAAACGAAGGGAACGACACCCATGCCCACGAGGTTCGAACGGTGAATACGCTCAAAGGACTGTGCGATCACGGCCTTGACGCCAAGCAGGTTGGTGCCCTTCGCCGCCCAGTCACGGGAAGAACCGTTGCCATATTCGACACCGGCAAAGATGACGAGCGGAACGCCCTCCGCCTTGTATTTCATGGCGGCGTCATAGATCGACATCTCTTCCTTGGATGGATAGTGGATGGTGTAGCCACCTTCCTTGCCGTTCGGGCCGAGCATGTGGTTTCGGATGCGGATATTGGCGAAGGTGCCACGCATCATCACTTCATGGTTGCCACGACGCGTACCGTACTGGTTGAAGTCGGCAACGGCCACGCCATTCTCCGTCAGGTAAGCGCCGGCAGGAGAAGCGGCCTTGATCGAACCGGCCGGAGAAATATGGTCGGTGGTGATCTTGTCGCCGAAGAGACCAAGAACGCGCGCGCCCTTGATGTTCTTGAGGCCGGTGCCCTTTTTACCCATTCCGACGAAATAAGGCGGGTTCTGAACATAGGTCGACTTGTCGTCCCAGGCATAGGTCTGACCCGGAGGAACCTGGACGGCCTGCCAGTTCTCGTCACCCTTGAAGACATCGGCGTACTTCGATTCGTAAAGCTCGCGGGTGACATATTTCAGGATGAATTCCTGGATTTCCTTGGAGGTCGGCCAGATATCCTTGAGATAGACCGGATTGCCGTTCTGATCGTCGCCGATCGGCTCCTTCGTCAGGTCCTTCTGGACCGTGCCGGCAAGCGCGTAGGCCACGACGAGCGGCGGAGAGGCCAGATAGTTCGCCTGAACGTCCGGCGAAATACGGCCTTCGAAGTTTCGGTTGCCGGAAAGGACGCCAGCCGTGATCAGGCCCTTGTCGTTGATCGTCTTGGAGATCGCCGGTGGCAGCGGACCGGAGTTACCGATGCAGGTCGTGCAGCCGAAACCGACGAGGTTGAAGCCGATCGTGTCGAGGTCCTTCTGCAGGCCGGACTTGTCGAGATATTCTGCGACCACCTGCGACCCGGGCGCGAGCGACGTCTTCACCCACGGCTTGGACTTCAGACCCTTGGCAACAGCGTTGCGGGCAAGAAGGCCGGCGGCGATGAGAACCGAGGGGTTGGAGGTGTTGGTGCAAGAGGTGATGGCGGCAATCGCCACATCGCCATGGCCAAGATCGAAGTCCTCGCCCTCAACCGCGTAACGGCTGTGGAGCTGGCCGGGCTTCTTGTAGTCGTTTTCGAGAGCCGTTGCGAAATTCGGTGCAATGGTTTCGAGCGGCAGGCGGCCTTCCGGACGCTTCGGGCCGGCCATGGAGGGCACGACATCGCCGAGATGGAGTTCCAGCGTATCGGTGAAAACGAGATCCGAACCATCGCCGGTGCGCCACATGTCCTGCGCCTTCGAATAGGCTTCGACAAGCGCAATGCGGTCCTTGGTGCGGCCGGACATGGTCAGGTAGTTGATGGTTTCGCCGTCAACCGGGAAGAAGCCGCAGGTCGCGCCATATTCCGGGCCCATATTGCCGATGGTCGCGCGATCGGCCAGCGACATCGAATCGAGGCCGGGGCCGAAGAATTCGACGAACTTCGAAACCACGCCCTTCTTGCGCAGCATCTGCACGACAGTCAGCACGAGGTCGGTCGCGGTCACGCCTTCCTTCACCTTGCCGGTCAGCTTGAAGCCGATGACCTCAGGCAGCAGCATGGAAACCGGCTGACCAAGCATGGCCGCCTCAGCCTCAATACCGCCAACACCCCAGCCGAGAACGCCGAGACCATTGATCATCGTCGTGTGCGAATCGGTACCGACGCAGGTATCCGGATAAGCAATCGTCTCGCCGTCCTCTTCCTTCGTCCAGACGGTCTGGCCGAGATATTCGAGATTGACCTGGTGACAGATGCCCGTACCGGGCGGCACCACGCGAAAATTCTTGAATGCCTGCTGGCCCCACTTGAGGAAGCGGTAACGCTCGCCATTGCGCTCATATTCAAGCTCGACGTTGCGGGCAAAAGCGGTCGGCGTGCCGAATTCGTCGACGATAACCGAGTGGTCGATGACGAGGTCGACTGGAACGAGGGGATTGATCTTTTCCGGGTCGCCACCGAGCGACACCATGGCGTCGCGCATGGCCGCAAGGTCGACGACGGCCGGAACACCGGTGAAGTCCTGCATGAGAACGCGGGCGGGACGATAAGCGATTTCGGTTTCGGTCAGGCCCTTATTGTTCAGCCATTCGGCAACGGCCAGAATATGTTCCCTGGTGACGGACTGGCCGTCCTCGAAGCGAAGCAGATTTTCCAAGAGAACCTTCATGGAATAAGGCAGCTTGGATACGCCCTTCAGGCCGTTTGCCTCGGCTTTGGGAAGGCTGAAATAGATGTAATCCTTACCGTCCACGGTAAGGACGGAACGACATTGGAAACTGTCGAGTGATTTGGCCACGGTTTAAAACCCCGCATAATCTGATAGCCAACACGCGCGTGCGGACCCCCGTGCCCTAAGGCACATCAGGATGCGGGTACGGCCATTTCCGCTGTCCGCACGTGAAAGTTACTCCTCGTAACATTCAGGTCCGGCGCAAGATGATGATCACGCCGGCCGCTGGCGTGGTTGACACCCATATAGATAATTTCGGAGAAACGTGCCAGACCATTCAACGAACCTAATCGATTTTTTTATCGAGACCACGAAATCTTGTACGGAAACGCGGCATGGATTTGACGGCGGAAAATCTTGGCGTGCGGCGCGGTGAAGATTTTATATTCATGAATGTTTCCTTCAAGTTAAGCAATGGCGACGCGCTGGTGCTGACGGGTCGGAATGGCTCGGGCAAATCGACGCTTTTGCGCACGGTGGCCGGCCTGCTGCGGCCTGAAAAGGGGCGGATAACGATAGCCGGCAAAGAGATAGAGGAGGGCATGCGGCCCTCGGAGGCCTGCCATTATCTCGGCCACCGCAATGCGATGAAAACGGAACTGACCGTTTCGGAAAATCTCGAATTCTGGAAAGACTTCCTTGGCGATTTTTCCGGCGGCGCGGGTGTGAAGATCGATGAGGCGGCGGAGATCGTCGGCCTTGCCGGCATCACCCATCTGCCTTTCGGTTATCTGTCTGCGGGCCAGCAACGGCGTTTCGCCATGGCGAAGCTTTTGATCGCATGGCGGCCAGTGTGGATTCTCGATGAACCGACGGCGGCGCTTGATAAGACTGCGGACGGGATGTTTACGGATCTCGTCAAGAGCCACCTGGGGAAAGGCGGTATCGTCCTGGCTGCGACGCATCAGCCTTTGGGGCTGGAGAGTACGCAGGAATTGCGAATGACGGGGTTTGCGGGTGTGGAGGCTTGGGCATGATGGCGGTGCGCGTGGGTCATACCCCCCTCTGCCTTGCCGGGCATCTCCCCCTCAAGGGGGGAGATCGATCCGCGGCTAGGTCTCGCCCATCTCAACGCTTGAGAGTGGAGTGGTGGAAGAGTGTCTTGCCGATCTCCCCCCTTGTGGGGGAGATGCCCGGCAGGGCAGAGGGGGGTAAAGCCGCAAACTCGAGGCCGGCGCCCCAATGACCGCCCTCTTCCTCCGCGACATCAAACTCTCCATCCGTGCCGGCGGCGGTGCCTTGATCGGCGTGCTGTTCTTCATGACCGTGGTTGCCGTCATCCCCTTCGGTGTCGGCCCCGATCTTAATCTGCTCGCCCGCATCGGCCCGGCCATCGTCTGGATCGGCGCGCTTCTGTCCGCCCTCCTCGGCCTCGACCGGCTGTTTCAGGCAGAACGGGACGATGGCTCCCTTGATCTGATCCTGATGCAGGAAACCCCGCTGGTCCTGACCGTGCTCATCAAATGCCTGGCGCATTGGGTGGCGACTGGCCTGCCGCTGGTGCTGGCCTCGCCGCTGCTCGGTCTTTTCATGAATATGGACGAAGTGGCGATCGGCGCCGTCATGTTGACCCTTCTCGTCGGCTCACCCGCCATCACCTTCATCGGCGCGGTTGGGGCAGCTGTTGCCGTCGCCCTGCCACGCGGCGGTCTTCTGGTCTCCATCCTCGTCCTGCCGCTTGCCATCCCTGTCCTGATCTTCGGCGTCAGCGCCTCTTACGCAGCAGTGCAGGACCCGGCACCCTTTGTGCCGCCATTTCTCATTCTGTGCGCGATCACGTTATTTTCAGCCGTGACCGGCCCTTTCTTTGCCGCTTTGGCATTGCGCAATGTTATGGATTGATGAAACCGGCCAGACGATCCCCGATTGACAGGGATCAATTGCGGGATGGCCATTCTCGGGTTACACAAACGGCATGAACGAGCAGACTTTCGCCATCACCAAATTCAGCGATCTCGCCAATCCCACGCGGTTTCTGGCGCTGGCATCACGCATCCTGCCCTGGCTCGCAATCCTGACAGCGCTGGTACTGGCCGCTGGCCTCTATCTGTCCTTCACAACCGAAGGCGATTATCAGCAGGGTTACACCGTGCGCATCATGTATGTGCACGTGCCCTCCGCATGGCTTGCCATGATGTGCTACACGGTGATGGCGGTTTCGGCCATCGGCACCCTTGTCTGGCGTCATCCGCTGGCGGATGTCAGCCACAAGGCCGCCGCCCCCATCGGCGCCGCCTTCACGCTCATCGCTCTCATCACCGGCTCGCTCTGGGGCAAGCCCATGTGGGGAACCTGGTGGGTGTGGGATGCGCGGCTGACCTCCGTTTTCGTGCTCTTCCTGATGTATCTCGGGCTGATCGCGCTCAACCGCGCCATGGATGACCCGTCCAGAGCCGCCCGCGTCAGCGCAGTGCTGATCCTTGTCGGTTTCGTGAATATTCCCATCATCAAGTTTTCGGTCGAATGGTGGAACACGCTGCACCAGCCGGCAAGCGTCATCCGCATGGGTGGCTCCGCCATTGATGCGGAATTCCTCTGGCCGCTTTTGACCATGGCAATCGGCTTCACGCTGCTGTTCTTCACCTTGCACATCGCCGCCATGCGCAATGAAATCTGGCGCCGGCGCGTGGCCGCACAGCGGCGGCTCGCCGCCCGCATGGCGAACCGGGAGGGCTGAGGTGATGACGCACGCCTTTTATATCGGCATGTCCTATGCGGCGACCGGTCTTGTCGTTCTCTGTCTCATCGCCTGGGTGGTCATGGACGGTCAGGCGCGCAAACGGGAACTGAAGGAACTGGAGGCATCCGGCGTGCGCCGCCGGGCAAGAGCCGGCTCCGCTGGTGACGCGCAATGACGCAGGCCAGCCAGGAACAGGACACCAAAGCAAAAACAAAGGGTCGCGCACGTTATGCGCTGGCACTGCTGCCGCTTCTGCTTTTCGGCGGTTTTGCCCTTGTCGCCGGAAAAATGCTCTATGACCAGGATGTCAACGGGCTGGATATCAGCGCCATTCCCTCGGCGCTCATTGGCACCAAGGCGCCGTCGCTGTCTCTGCCGCCGCTGGAAGGCTCCAACCTACCGGCGCTCACCGACGCCGCCATCAGCGGCAAGCTGACGCTGGTCAACGTCTTTGCTTCCTGGTGCATTCCCTGCCGTCAGGAACACCCGCTGCTTCAGGAACTGGCCAAAGACAGCCGCATCACCGTTGTCGGTATCAATTACAAAGACAAGCAGGACAATGCGCTGCGCTTCCTCGGCGAACTCGGCAATCCTTTTGCCGCCATCGGTGTCGATCCGAACGGCAAGGCCGCTATCGACTGGGGCGTCTATGGTATTCCAGAAAGTTATCTCGTCGGTGCTGATGGCACGATCCTTTATAAAAAGGTCGGCCCCTTCGATGCCCGCAGCGTCGAGCGCGATCTTCTGCCGGCCATCACGGCCGCAGCCGGAAACTAACCTGCCGGCCGCACTACCTCACCCCTTGGAAATCACCCTCAGCGACGGGCCTTCAGCGATCGCCGGAAGACGGGTGCCCTCCAGCACGACCTGATCGCGACCACCGCGCTTTGCGGCATACAGGCTGTCATCAGCCCGCTTGATGGCGTCGTGGATGGAATGATCTCCCCTCGCGACGGCCGAAACGCCGAAGCTTGCGGTGATCTGTGTCGCCACGCCCCGGTTGCGCCAGTCGAGCGACGAAAGGCCAAGTCGCATGCCATTGGCAAGCTGGCCGGCCACGGCAGCTGTCTGGCCGGGCAAAAAGACCACGAATTCCTCACCGCCAAAGCGGGCCACCAGCGCATCTTCGGGCACATTTCGCCTGAGAAGATCGGAAAGGCCGATAAGGACAATATCTCCGGCGGCATGGCCGTAGACATCGTTGATGCGCTTGAAATGGTCTATGTCGCAGACAATGACCACGCCCTGCGGCGTATCGTTACGAAAATCGGGAACACGCCGGTCGAAACCGCGGCGGTTCAGCACATCCGTCAGCGGATCATGCTCCGCCGCATGCAGGTGCCGGTCAACGGTAACGGAAATCTGGCTCGCAAGCACGGAAAGCGCCAGCAGGAAGCCGAATATGCTCGCGGCAAGCTGCATGTAGAACGCATAGTCAGATTCGAAGAATTCGCCGAGCTCGACCATCGAGCCGTTCGGCGTCATCACCAGCAGCATCCCGATGCGCACCAGGGTTTCCAGCACCACAAGCGACGCGATCGCCACCATCAGCCTGTCGGCAAGCGTCACGGGCAGGTTTCTTACGAACCAGATCGGGATGGCAAGCAGCAAAGCACAAACAAAATCACCGACCACCAGTTCGCGTTTCAAATCCGGCGTGATGAAGACATGGAACGAGACGAACAAAACCGCCGCAGCCACGATAGACAGTCGCACGGTCGAATAAAGCGGTCGCTCGAAATGAATGAGCAGCGCGTGACCGTAGAGAAAAAAGGCGGAAAAGAACAACAGGTTCGAGACGATTGCCTGAACTTCAAAAGGTAGCGCGCCAAGCACCAGAGGCGTCGCGAAACCGAAAGCCGCCGAAAGATATCCAAAACCCCAGTATCGCGCCGAAGCGTGGCCGATCCTCTGCAGGAACAGGAACACCACACCAAATGTCAGCATGATGAAGGGAAGAAGATAGGCGAAATTATCTTGCACAGTGTTCTGCCGGACGGAAAGACGAGCCTTTGAACCCGGACACTACCCCAATGCCATTAAGAAAACTTGCATATAGCGCAGGGTTTTCGTGCCTCTCCGGCGAAATCCCGGCAGGCATGTTCACATTTGCGGGAGCGCGTTCTGCCATTCCTTTATCGCCTCGACAGGCCAGACCAGCATGACGACGTTCAGCGTCAGATTATCGCGGATCAGCCAGCCGGTGAAGATTTCGAAGAAGATGGCGATTATTACCGTCAGCCACACCGGCACGCGGGCGGCAAAAAGGAAACCCAGCGCCATGAAAACCGTATCCATGGCCGAGTTCAGGATGCTGTCGCCGGTGTAACCAAGCGCCATAGTCGCCGTACGGTAACGATCAATGATGATGGGCGAGTTTTCGAGGATTTCCCATGCCGCTTCCACCAGAACAGCAAGCGAAAGCCGCATGGAAAGCGGCTTGTTTCGGAACAGCAGCCAAGCGAACCAGTAGAACAGGAAGCCATGAATGATATGCGACGGCGTATACCAGTCGGCGAGATGCTGGGAATTGCCCGGCGTATTGACACCCGGCTCGAACAGCTTCACATAACCGCATTCGCAAATGGGAATGCGGTCCATGAAATAAAGGATGACGATCTGCAGGAGAAGCAGCCCGGCGGCCACACCGAACCATTTAAGCGAGCGCGAACGGGAAGCCGACATCTCCGCAACGGTCATTTTTCGTCCTTGTTGAGCGGTTCCAACGAATGGCGCATGACGAGCGGCATCTGGGCCATGGTGAAGATTATGGTGATTGGCATCGTGCCCCACACCTTGAAGGCAACCCATGTGTCGGTGGTGAACATGCGCCAGACGACCTCGTTCAGCACCGCAAGGAAGAGGAAGAATACGCCCCAGCGCAGCGTCAGCTTGCGCCAGCCCTCATCCGTCAGCTTGAAGGCCGAGTTGAAGACATAACCCAGCAGCGATTGCCCGAAAAACAGGCCGCCCAGCAGGATGACGCCAAACAGCGTATTGACGATGGTTGGCTTCATCTTGATGAAGGTATCGTTCTGCAGCCACAGCGTCAGCGCGCCGAACACGAAGACCACGATGCCTGATATCAGCGGCATGATCGGCAGCTTGCGCGTCAGCACCCATGAGACAGAAAGCGCCAGGGCCGTTGCGATCATGAAAAGACCGGTGGCGATGAAGATCGGCCCGCCGAACTCCGTCAGAACAGGGAAAGTGGAGGCCAGCCATTCGCCGCGGGAATTGGCGAAGAAGAACACCATGAGCGGGCCAAGCTCGAGCACGAATTTCAGGAGCGGGCTGATTTCCGCCACCATCTTTTCGCTTTCCTTGGAATTGCTTTCAATATCCATACTCAAACTCCCGCAATGGCCTTGGCGAAATCTTCCGCCTCGAAGGGCTCCAGATCATCAACACCTTCACCCACACCGATAAAATAGACCGGCAGCTTGTGTTTGGCGGCAATGGCAACGAGGATACCGCCCCGCGCCGTGCCATCCAATTTTGTCATAATCAGGCCCGAAACTCCCGCGACATTGCGGAATATTTCCACCTGGTTCATGGCGTTCTGGCCGGTCGTCGCATCCAGCGTCTGCAGCACGGTGTGCGGTGCGTCCGGATCGAGCTTGCCGAGCACGCGTACGATCTTTTCCAGCTCCGCCATCAGTTCCGTCTTGTTCTGCAGGCGACCGGCCGTATCGATGATGAGAACGTCGCTTTTCTGCGCCCGCGCCTGTTCATAGGCGTCATAAGCCAGACCCGAGGCATCCGCTCCAAGCTTGGTGCCGATGAATTGCGAGCCTGTGCGGTCGGCCCAGATCTTGAGCTGCTCGATGGCCGCCGCGCGGAACGTATCGCCCGCCGCCAGCATCACCTTGAGGCCGGAGCCGGAAAGCTTGGCGGCAAGCTTGCCGATGGTTGTCGTCTTGCCCGTACCGTTGACGCCGACAACGAGAATGACATGCGGCTTGTGTGAAAGATCAAGCTCCAGCGGCCTGGCCACAGGCTTCAGGACCTTCGTGATCTCACCGGCCATGATGCGAGCCACATCCTCGCCGCTCACATCCTTGCCGTAACGCTCGGAAGACAGGGCGCCAGTGATGCGCATGGCGGTCTCAACGCCGAGATCCGACTGGATGAGAAGATCCTCCAGCTCGTCGAGCGTATCCTCATCCAGCTTGCGCTTGGTGAAAAGCGCCGAAATCTGTATGGTCAGCTGTGACGACGTGCGGGCAAGTCCGGCTCGCAGGCGCTGAAACCATGTCAGCTTGGCCTGAGGCACTTCCGGAACCGGCTCTTGCCGTTCGCTCGCCGATGAGAAGCCCTTGGGCAAGGATGGTGAAACCACAGAAGGCTCGGCAGCGGCAGCCTCCGCCTCATCGAGCAGTGCATCCATCACATCCGCATCGAGCACGCCATCCACAACATCCGGCAAAGCTTCGACCTGCTCTTCGGCAGCAGCTTCCGCCTGCAACAGCGACAACGGCACGACACCCATATCGCCGGAAAGCTCGGCACCGGGCAGAAGCGGTGCGTCCTCTTCCTCGTCATCGTCGGAAAGGACCACGTCCGTGGCCTCATCCGGGGCTGGTCCGCCGGCCGTCTCCATCTCCAGTTCGGAAACCGGGTCCTTGTCGACAGGGCCATGCGCTTCGGCGTCGCTCAGCGCCGCTTCGAAGGAAGCGTTTTCATTGCCGCGTTCAGGCGCGGCATCCTCTTGCGGCCGGTCGTCCGTTTCGGCCTTGTCCTTGCCGAACGAAAAGACTTTTTTGATGAAGCCGAGGGCCATGGTCGTTCCCGTGTCTTTATCTCGTACCGCTTCAGGCCGCGTCAGCCGCCAGAAGCTTCATGTTCAGATGTTTGCCGTTGTGGCCGGTAATCGCAACCTGCGCAAGAGTGCGCGGGGCAAGATGCAGCGCCTCCACCAGCGTGAAATTGTCGGTATGGGCAAAACCGTTGTTTTCAACGAGGATCGTCTGCACCGACCCCACCATATTTTGCAGATGCGCCAGCTTCAGCGCCTCGCCGCGCTCACGGAGCCTCGCCGCCCGCTCCTTCACCAAAGCTCGGTCAAGCTGCGGCATGCGCGCCGCCGGCGTGCCGGCACGCGGGCTATAAGGAAACACATGCAGGCTGGAAATGCCGCATTCTTCCGCAAGCGTCGCGGCGTTTTCGAACATGTCTTCCGTCTCGGTCGGGAAACCGGCAATCATATCCGCCCCGAAGGCGATATCCGGCCGAAGCGACCGCACCTCATGACAGAAACGAACGGCATCTGCCCGCAAATGGCGGCGTTTCATGCGTTTCAGGATCATGTCGTCGCCATGCTGGAGGGACAGGTGCAGATGTGGCATGAAACGCGGCTCATCAGCAATAAGATCCATCAGATGGTGGTCGGCCTCGATACTGTCGATGGAGGAAAGCCGCAGCCGCAGGATGTCCGGCACCTGCTTGAGCAATGTCTTGGCGAGATAACCGAGGGAAGGCTCGCCCGGCAGGTCCGCGCCATAGCTCGTGGCGTCCACCCCCGTCAGAACGATCTCGCAATAGCCGCTTTCGGTCAGCCGGCGCGCCTGATCCACCACGGCACCCATCGGTACGGAGCGGGAATTACCGCGCCCATAGGGAATGATGCAGAAGGTGCAGCGATGATCGCAGCCGTTCTGCACCTGAATGAAGGCGCGCACATGCCCATCTATGTGCTTCACCATCTGCGGCGCGGTCGCCTTGATGCTCATGATATCGTTGACGCGCAGCTTTTCTTCCGCCGAGACGCCGAAATCCGGCAGCGCGCGATAGGAGGCGCTTTTCAGCTTTTCTTCATTGCCGAGCACCGCATCCACCTCGGGCATCTCGGCAAAGGTCTGCTTTTCCGTCTGCGCGGCACAGCCGGTGACGATGATACGGGCATGCGGATTGTCGCGCCTTGCCCGGCGGATGGCCTGGCGCGCCTGGCGCACCGCCTCGCCCGTCACCGCGCAGGTATTGACCAGCACGGCATTGTTGAGCCCGGCCTTTTCAGCCTCCGCCCGCATCACTTCCGATTCATAGGTGTTGAGACGACAGCCGAAGGTTATGACCTCGACGCCGCTCATACGGCCCCCTGCTCCGCCGCGACATCCCGCGACCATGCACCAGTAACGGGATCGACGGAGCCCGACCATTCCCATTCCGCCGGGCCGGTCATGATGACATGGTTGTCCTCGCGCCAGTCAATGGTCAGCGGCACACGGACGGGGCTGGAGGCGACATCGATGGTAACCTTCCTGCCGGTGCGACCCGTGCGCGCCGCAGAAACCGCTGAAGCGCAGGCGGCCGAACCGCAGGCGAGTGTCAATCCAGCGCCGCGTTCCCAGGTGCGGGTGCGCAGCGCGCTGTCTGAAATCACCTGCGCCAGCGTGATATTGGCCTTTTCCGGGAACATCGGATGGTTTTCGAGCAGCGGTCCGAAACGTTCAAGATCGAACTCCATCGGATCGCGGTCCACCCAGAAAATCGCATGCGGGTTGCCCATGGACATGACGGCGGGCGAATGCAGGATTGGCGCATCGATCGGCCCGATCTGCAATTCGATACGGCTGGTATCGTGGAATTCTTCCGACAGCGGAATATCGCTCCAGCGGAAACGCGGCAGGCCCATATCGACTGATATCATGCCGTCTTCATGCTCGACGGCATTCAAAATGCCGGCCACCGTCTGGAAGGTGAAGCTGGTCTTGCCGGTTTCGGAAGACAGAGCCTGCACCACACAGCGCGTGCCGTTGCCGCAGGCCTGCGCCTTCGTGCCATCGCAATTGAGGATGTCGATAAATGCATCCGTGCCACTGACACGCGGATCGTGAATGGCCATGATCTGGTCGAACTGGGTCGAAGGATCGGCGTTGAGCGCAATCGCCGCCGCCGGCGTGACCATATCCTTGCGGCCGCGCATGTCGATAACGAGGATCTTGTTGCCAAGCCCGTTCATCTTTGCAAATTCGACCGTATCCGCCATTGCCCTAAACCTGAAAATTATCTGAAAATCGGATTGCATAGGGGATTTCCCCGCGCTTTCGCCCTATATGGCGGAAAGGACAGCAAATTACCAGACTGTTACGGCGCAAACGGGGCAGCGATCAGGCGGAAGGCGCGTCGAAGACTTCGCCTGGGCGCATGGGCTGAAAACGGCTCTCATCCACCCCCTGCTCCTTGAGTGCCGCCTTGAGCGCCACGAGCGGGGCGTCCACCGCCTCATCGGTCAGCTGCACCGTACCCCAGTGATGGCCGCAGACATGCGCCGCACCGCAAAGCTTCATGCCCTCCACGGCTTCGGCCGGGTTCTGGTGCTGGCCCTTCATGAACCAGCGCGGTTCATAAGCACCGAAGGGCAGGTTGGCGAGGCGGAAATCGCCGTGCTTCTTGAGCGCGGCGCGGTAGTTGAGGCCTTCGTGGAAGCCGGTATCACCGATATGGTAGATTTTGCCGCCGGGCGTTTCGATGACGAAGGCTGCCCATAATGCCATGCGCCGGTCGTTCAGACCGCGGGCTGACCAATGGTGGCAAGGCTCGAAGTGAATTTTCACTGCGCCCACCTCAATCACATCGTCCCAGTCACCCACGTCTATACGCGCCGCTTCGACACCGGTGCGGATGATGGCATCATTGCCGAGCGGTGTGATGAAGAGCGGCTTGTGCGCCACATGCAGGCGCTTCAGCGTTTCCATATCCAGATGGTCGTAGTGATTATGCGTCACCAGCACCAGATCGATGGGCGGCAGATCCTCGAAACGGATGCCGGGAGGATTGACCCGTTTGGGACCGACGAAACTGAAGGGGCTGGTCCGCTGCGACCAAACCGGGTCAATGAGTATATTCAGCCCCGCCGTCTGGATGAGGAAGGAAGCGTGGCCAATGAAGGTAACACGGATGCCCTTGCCCTCAACCCGGGTTTCCGGCTTCGCAAAGGGAAATGGGCTTGGATAGCTTTCCGGCCAGGTGGCACGCTCGCCATTGAAGCGCCATTTCAGCAGACCCATGAAATTGCCCGGCGGCGAACCGCCGGGGTTGAAGAAGCGCACTCCGTCGAAATGATCGGAGATCGGGCCGCTATAATAGGCGCTGGCGCTCGAACGACGGGCATAGAGGGCGCCGCCCGCCAGAGCGAGCAGTCCAAGCGTGGAAAAGCGAAAGAAGTTTCGACGGTTCATGCTAAAGGTATAGGGAGCGGAATGGCGCCGTTCAAGCGGCACCAATCGCGGCTTGCAGCCGATCACGCAAAGATGAAATGCAGGCTTTGTCGGGCGGACAGCGGCATCGCCTTGACTTTTCCTGCACTTTCCTGTTTATCCCGCCCATCAGCTGGCAGTTTCACGACTCCAAGCCGCCGACCGGGACCCGCAAAGGTATAAAGAGATCCCGGAGGTCAACACCCGACAGCGCGACGCGCCCTCGGGTGCTTTTTGGCTTTGCGTCTTGTTTTTGCCAGCGAAAGCACCGACGTTTCGGAGACCCCGGAACGAAGAAGGAAGAAACGATGTTTGAAAACCTCCAGGACCGCCTTGGTTCCATTCTGAATGGACTGACCGGCCGT is drawn from Agrobacterium tumefaciens and contains these coding sequences:
- the acnA gene encoding aconitate hydratase AcnA — its product is MAKSLDSFQCRSVLTVDGKDYIYFSLPKAEANGLKGVSKLPYSMKVLLENLLRFEDGQSVTREHILAVAEWLNNKGLTETEIAYRPARVLMQDFTGVPAVVDLAAMRDAMVSLGGDPEKINPLVPVDLVIDHSVIVDEFGTPTAFARNVELEYERNGERYRFLKWGQQAFKNFRVVPPGTGICHQVNLEYLGQTVWTKEEDGETIAYPDTCVGTDSHTTMINGLGVLGWGVGGIEAEAAMLGQPVSMLLPEVIGFKLTGKVKEGVTATDLVLTVVQMLRKKGVVSKFVEFFGPGLDSMSLADRATIGNMGPEYGATCGFFPVDGETINYLTMSGRTKDRIALVEAYSKAQDMWRTGDGSDLVFTDTLELHLGDVVPSMAGPKRPEGRLPLETIAPNFATALENDYKKPGQLHSRYAVEGEDFDLGHGDVAIAAITSCTNTSNPSVLIAAGLLARNAVAKGLKSKPWVKTSLAPGSQVVAEYLDKSGLQKDLDTIGFNLVGFGCTTCIGNSGPLPPAISKTINDKGLITAGVLSGNRNFEGRISPDVQANYLASPPLVVAYALAGTVQKDLTKEPIGDDQNGNPVYLKDIWPTSKEIQEFILKYVTRELYESKYADVFKGDENWQAVQVPPGQTYAWDDKSTYVQNPPYFVGMGKKGTGLKNIKGARVLGLFGDKITTDHISPAGSIKAASPAGAYLTENGVAVADFNQYGTRRGNHEVMMRGTFANIRIRNHMLGPNGKEGGYTIHYPSKEEMSIYDAAMKYKAEGVPLVIFAGVEYGNGSSRDWAAKGTNLLGVKAVIAQSFERIHRSNLVGMGVVPFVFEEGTTWASLDLKGDEIVEIDGLEGEIKPREKKIAKITYSDGSVKEVPLLCRIDTLDEVIYMNNGGILQTVLRDLAA
- the ccmA gene encoding heme ABC exporter ATP-binding protein CcmA, with amino-acid sequence MDLTAENLGVRRGEDFIFMNVSFKLSNGDALVLTGRNGSGKSTLLRTVAGLLRPEKGRITIAGKEIEEGMRPSEACHYLGHRNAMKTELTVSENLEFWKDFLGDFSGGAGVKIDEAAEIVGLAGITHLPFGYLSAGQQRRFAMAKLLIAWRPVWILDEPTAALDKTADGMFTDLVKSHLGKGGIVLAATHQPLGLESTQELRMTGFAGVEAWA
- the ccmB gene encoding heme exporter protein CcmB, whose translation is MTALFLRDIKLSIRAGGGALIGVLFFMTVVAVIPFGVGPDLNLLARIGPAIVWIGALLSALLGLDRLFQAERDDGSLDLILMQETPLVLTVLIKCLAHWVATGLPLVLASPLLGLFMNMDEVAIGAVMLTLLVGSPAITFIGAVGAAVAVALPRGGLLVSILVLPLAIPVLIFGVSASYAAVQDPAPFVPPFLILCAITLFSAVTGPFFAALALRNVMD
- a CDS encoding heme ABC transporter permease encodes the protein MNEQTFAITKFSDLANPTRFLALASRILPWLAILTALVLAAGLYLSFTTEGDYQQGYTVRIMYVHVPSAWLAMMCYTVMAVSAIGTLVWRHPLADVSHKAAAPIGAAFTLIALITGSLWGKPMWGTWWVWDARLTSVFVLFLMYLGLIALNRAMDDPSRAARVSAVLILVGFVNIPIIKFSVEWWNTLHQPASVIRMGGSAIDAEFLWPLLTMAIGFTLLFFTLHIAAMRNEIWRRRVAAQRRLAARMANREG
- the ccmD gene encoding heme exporter protein CcmD encodes the protein MTHAFYIGMSYAATGLVVLCLIAWVVMDGQARKRELKELEASGVRRRARAGSAGDAQ
- a CDS encoding DsbE family thiol:disulfide interchange protein, which gives rise to MTQASQEQDTKAKTKGRARYALALLPLLLFGGFALVAGKMLYDQDVNGLDISAIPSALIGTKAPSLSLPPLEGSNLPALTDAAISGKLTLVNVFASWCIPCRQEHPLLQELAKDSRITVVGINYKDKQDNALRFLGELGNPFAAIGVDPNGKAAIDWGVYGIPESYLVGADGTILYKKVGPFDARSVERDLLPAITAAAGN